The Deinococcus malanensis genomic sequence TACACCCGCACCCGAGCAGAAGCCCGCCTCCACCTTCACGTGCGGGAGACGGAAGCGGAGTTTGTGATCGGCGTGGAGGACAACGGGGTAGGGTTCGATATGCGCCACAAGGAGCGGCTGTTCCGGTTGTTTCAGCGCCAGCATCCGTCGAGCGTGTACGAGGGGTCCGGGCTGGGACTGGCGGTGGTGCGGCGGGTGACCGAGCGGTTCGGTGGCCGGGCGTGGGGTGAAGGGGCAGTCAATCGGGGGTCGACCTTCTGGTTCGCGTGGCCCAGACAACCCACGGTTCACGAGTAACTTGGATTCCGGATCGCCAGCGGACCAGAACGTGCACAATGACTCGGCCTAGCGGGCTTTATTGGAGACGTCGGACAGAGTCCATGGAGGACCCATGCCTTTTTCCGGGGCCTCCTTCAGGAACCCGGCATCCCTCTCATGGCGCGGTTACACACAGTGAGAAATGCTTTCGCACTGGTTGGTCGTCGTCGGCGCTTCCGCAGGAGGAATCAGGCCTCTCATCGACCTCGCGGCGAACCTCCCCGCCGATTTCCCAGCCGCCATCTGCGTGACCACCCACATCCCGGCCTACTCTCCCAGCCACCTGCCCGAAATTCTCGGCCGGGCCGGCCCTCTTCCGGCTTCATTCGCTCAGGATGACGAACCCATCCGGCCAGGCCGGATCTACTGCGCGGTTCCCGATCACCACCTGCTGATTCAGGACGGGTGCCTGAGCGTCAAGAAGGGACCCAAGGAGAACCGGGCGCGCCCGGCAGTGGACACCCTCTTCCGCTCAGCGGCGTACAGCGCGGGAACAGGCGTGATCGGGGTGGTGCTCAGCGGCCTGCTCGATGACGGTACCTCCGGCCTGTGGACCATCAAGGAGTTCGGCGGCATTGCGGTCGTGCAGGACCCGCGGGACGCGGACCATGAGTCCATGCCAACCAGTGCGCTGACCCAGGTCGAGGTCGATCACACCGTGCGCGGTCAGGATCTGGGTGCCCTGCTGGTGCGCCTGGTGGCTCAAGCTCCTGAGGGCACCGGGCGGATCACGGTCGATCAGGACACTCAGCACCGGGTCGAAACCGAAGTGAAGATTGCCTTGAGCGATCACGCCTTCCGGAAAGGCGTGATGGAGTTTGGTAAGGTCACGCCGCAGACCTGCCCGGAATGCGGCGGCGTGCTGGTGCAGATCAAGGAAGGTGGGTTTACCCGGTACCGCTGTCACACCGGACATGCGTACACGGG encodes the following:
- a CDS encoding chemotaxis protein CheB; translated protein: MLSHWLVVVGASAGGIRPLIDLAANLPADFPAAICVTTHIPAYSPSHLPEILGRAGPLPASFAQDDEPIRPGRIYCAVPDHHLLIQDGCLSVKKGPKENRARPAVDTLFRSAAYSAGTGVIGVVLSGLLDDGTSGLWTIKEFGGIAVVQDPRDADHESMPTSALTQVEVDHTVRGQDLGALLVRLVAQAPEGTGRITVDQDTQHRVETEVKIALSDHAFRKGVMEFGKVTPQTCPECGGVLVQIKEGGFTRYRCHTGHAYTGDTLLVSVTEHVEETLWRTMRTMEEAVMLLENTGREFAEAGNGWLAEAYGRKARDLEERSTLMFRDVTENQRLSVDRLKDEA
- a CDS encoding sensor histidine kinase — encoded protein: YTRTRAEARLHLHVRETEAEFVIGVEDNGVGFDMRHKERLFRLFQRQHPSSVYEGSGLGLAVVRRVTERFGGRAWGEGAVNRGSTFWFAWPRQPTVHE